A stretch of Gallus gallus isolate bGalGal1 chromosome 2, bGalGal1.mat.broiler.GRCg7b, whole genome shotgun sequence DNA encodes these proteins:
- the LOC770839 gene encoding SUN domain-containing protein 3-like: MEQQGHGERGNWQTKVWKTVALVLVTVAVASFGVYCVGGLVEGIKTTAGVTARLVRRDGEIVSLDEELAKVQRQLHVLQWRARDITERALHEALRRTELPGFTGEAVQKIIHQVLEKLEESPFQMTNYASKTSGAAIVRSKTSPSWIGSGRVFWQSLPLVAYMRPPEVILEPDNHPGNCWPFPGSQGHVFIKLPVAVFPTAVTINHGVPAAAYHADSISSAPKDFAVYGLQEEDDETGTLLGEFIFMPGQAPGQTFQLKNEHSAFIKYVRLQVLSNWGHPEYTCVYQFRLHGDPAPDGDARGKLSA, translated from the exons ATGGAGCAACAAGGACACGGCGAGCGGGGGAACTG GCAAACTAAGGTTTGGAAGACAGTTGCCCTGGTGCTGGTCACAGTGGCTGTGGCGTCCTTCG GTGTTTATTGCGTCGGAGGTCTTGTTGAAGGTATAAAGACAACAGCGGGAGTGACTGCAAG GCTGGTGCGCCGTGATGGGGAAATTGTGAGCCTTGATGAAGAGCTTGCTAAGGTCCAGCGGCAGCTTCATGTCCTGCAGTGGAGAGCGAGGGACATCACCGAGCGTGCTCTCCACGAAGCCCTGAGGAGAACTGAGCTCCCAGGCTTTACAGGCGAG GCTGTTCAAAAGATCATTCACCAAGTActggagaagctggaagaaagCCCATTCCAGATGACCAATTATGCCAGCAAAACTTCAG GCGCCGCTATCGTTCGTTCCAAGACTTCTCCCTCCTGGATTGGAAGTGGGCGAGTCTTTTGGCAGTCGCTGCCTCTGGTGGCTTATATGAGGCCTCCTGAGGTGATTCTGGAG CCTGACAATCATCCAGGTAACTGCTGGCCCTTCCCAGGAAGTCAAGGGCACGTCTTCATCAAGTTGCCTGTGGCCGTCTTCCCCACGGCAGTTACGATAAACCACGGGGTTCCAGCAGCAGCATACCATGCAGACAGCATCTCCAGTGCTCCAAAGGACTTTGCTGTCTAT GGCCTGCAGGAGGAAGATGATGAGACAGGAACGTTGCTGGGAGAGTTCATCTTCATGCCAGGCCAGGCTCCCGGTCAGACCTTCCAGCTGAAG AACGAGCACTCTGCGTTCATCAAGTACGTAAGGCTGCAAGTGCTGAGCAACTGGGGCCACCCGGAGTACACCTGTGTGTATCAATTCAGGCTCCACGGCGATCCAGCCCCTGATGGTGACGCGAGGGGAAAGCTATCTGCCTAG
- the LOC107055873 gene encoding SUN domain-containing protein 3-like: protein MEQQGHGERGNWQTKVWKTVALVLVTVAVASFGVYCVGGLVEGIKTTAGVTARLVRRDGEIVSLDEELAKVQRQLHVLQWRARDITERALHEALRRTELPGFTGEAVQKIIHQVLEKLEESPFQMTNYASKTSGAAIVRSKTSPSWIGSGRVFWQSLPLVAYMRPPEVILEPDNHPGNCWPFPGSQGHVFIKLPVAVFPTAVTINHGVPAAAYHADSISSAPKDFAVYGLQEEDDEKGTLLGEFIFMPGQAPGQTFQLKNEHSAFIKYVRLQVLSNWGHPEYTCVYQFRLHGDPAPDGDARGKLSA, encoded by the exons ATGGAGCAACAAGGACACGGCGAGCGGGGGAACTG GCAAACTAAGGTTTGGAAGACAGTTGCCCTGGTGCTGGTCACAGTGGCTGTGGCGTCCTTCG GTGTTTATTGCGTCGGAGGTCTTGTTGAAGGTATAAAGACAACAGCGGGAGTGACTGCAAG GCTGGTGCGCCGTGATGGGGAAATTGTGAGCCTTGATGAAGAGCTTGCTAAGGTCCAGCGGCAGCTTCATGTCCTGCAGTGGAGAGCGAGGGACATCACCGAGCGTGCTCTCCACGAAGCCCTGAGGAGAACTGAGCTCCCAGGCTTTACAGGCGAG GCTGTTCAAAAGATCATTCACCAAGTActggagaagctggaagaaagCCCATTCCAGATGACCAATTATGCCAGCAAAACTTCAG GCGCCGCTATCGTTCGTTCCAAGACTTCTCCCTCCTGGATTGGAAGTGGGCGAGTCTTTTGGCAGTCGCTGCCTCTGGTGGCTTATATGAGGCCTCCTGAGGTGATTCTGGAG CCTGACAATCATCCAGGTAACTGCTGGCCCTTCCCAGGAAGTCAAGGGCACGTCTTCATCAAGTTGCCTGTGGCCGTCTTCCCCACGGCAGTTACGATAAACCACGGGGTTCCAGCAGCAGCATACCATGCAGACAGCATCTCCAGTGCTCCAAAGGACTTTGCTGTCTAT GGCCTGCAGgaggaagatgatgagaaaGGAACGTTGCTGGGAGAGTTCATCTTCATGCCAGGCCAGGCTCCCGGTCAGACCTTCCAGCTGAAG AACGAGCACTCTGCGTTCATCAAGTACGTAAGGCTGCAAGTGCTGAGCAACTGGGGCCATCCGGAGTACACCTGCGTGTATCAATTCAGGCTCCACGGCGATCCAGCCCCTGATGGTGACGCGAGGGGAAAGCTATCTGCCTAG